Proteins from a genomic interval of Thermosipho africanus Ob7:
- a CDS encoding lytic transglycosylase domain-containing protein → MNNLRFFILLISLLIITCIFYLYELHPIKYIDLIPNSSFDKLLILSIIKVESSFKTNAISNVGAYGLMQVLPSTAEWINNKFNTNYNLKVPKDNILLGITYLEYLYNITKDLKKTISYYNTGPNASNEIVKTAGSNYYNKVMKAYSLYKFLYRSDNYEISNK, encoded by the coding sequence GTGAATAATTTGAGATTTTTCATCTTATTAATTTCTCTTCTTATAATAACTTGTATATTCTATTTATACGAGTTACACCCTATAAAGTATATTGATCTTATACCAAATAGTAGTTTCGATAAATTATTAATTTTGAGTATTATTAAAGTAGAAAGTAGTTTTAAAACTAATGCTATTTCAAATGTTGGTGCCTACGGATTAATGCAAGTACTACCTTCAACTGCCGAATGGATCAACAATAAATTTAATACAAATTACAATTTAAAAGTCCCAAAAGATAATATCTTATTAGGAATAACATATTTGGAATATCTCTACAATATTACGAAAGATTTAAAAAAAACAATTAGTTATTACAATACTGGGCCTAATGCTTCAAATGAAATTGTAAAAACAGCTGGTTCAAATTATTACAACAAAGTAATGAAAGCTTATTCTTTATATAAATTCCTATATAGGAGTGATAACTATGAGATTAGTAACAAGTAA
- a CDS encoding NAD(P)H-hydrate dehydratase has protein sequence MRLVTSNEIKMLDQRAIKDFGINSLILMERAGISTIEVMWNEFKNLEKYSYAVFCGPGNNGGDGLVIARELLNYTEAVKVILISEKITSEATTNLNIFKSLGGEVIKLRDDNILEVVDIIKNSDIIIDAIFGVGLSKDVKGIYAEIINFINLYSNYTVSVDIPSGISADTGKILGTAIRSDLTVTFEFPKIGHILFPGREFSGKLKVVKIGIPKVLQDLNPCDKILLTKDYFNIPKRFKESNKGTYGKVVIIGGSKDYIGAPVLSSIAAIRSGAGKVILFSTEKSTTVALNHELGIIPITISKDYFDKSHINLILPYIDEKTSVVIGPGIGRNPLTEEFTVELLKNINSPAVIDADAISLLRNHKNILSEKKNIIITPHPGELSKFLGLDIDSVKYNYKLVKETAEKYNLLLVLKDVTTIISDGEKIFFNVTGNTSLSKGGSGDILSGLIGGFLAQSGNVLESSLAAVYILGIASELYEYEGYNLITEILNNIPKAIAEVKE, from the coding sequence ATGAGATTAGTAACAAGTAATGAAATTAAAATGTTAGACCAAAGAGCAATAAAAGATTTCGGAATAAATAGTTTAATTTTAATGGAACGAGCAGGCATTTCAACAATTGAAGTAATGTGGAATGAATTTAAAAACCTTGAAAAATATAGTTATGCTGTATTTTGTGGTCCTGGAAATAATGGCGGAGATGGTCTTGTTATAGCAAGAGAATTATTAAACTATACAGAAGCAGTTAAAGTAATATTAATTTCTGAAAAAATTACTTCAGAGGCTACAACAAATTTAAATATATTTAAAAGCCTTGGGGGAGAAGTAATTAAATTAAGGGATGATAATATACTAGAAGTTGTTGACATAATAAAAAATTCTGACATTATTATAGACGCCATTTTTGGTGTAGGACTTTCGAAAGATGTGAAAGGAATATATGCGGAAATTATTAATTTTATAAACCTATACTCAAACTATACCGTCTCTGTCGACATTCCTTCGGGTATTTCAGCTGATACAGGTAAAATCTTAGGCACTGCAATTAGAAGTGATCTAACAGTAACTTTTGAATTCCCAAAAATTGGCCATATTTTATTTCCAGGAAGGGAGTTTTCTGGAAAACTTAAAGTTGTCAAAATAGGTATTCCAAAAGTACTTCAAGATTTGAACCCATGTGACAAAATCTTACTTACTAAAGATTATTTTAATATACCAAAAAGATTTAAAGAAAGTAATAAAGGAACATATGGAAAAGTTGTTATTATTGGTGGTTCAAAAGATTATATTGGCGCACCTGTTCTTAGCTCAATAGCAGCTATTAGATCAGGCGCTGGAAAAGTTATACTTTTCTCTACAGAAAAATCAACTACTGTTGCTTTAAATCACGAACTTGGAATAATACCGATAACAATTAGTAAAGATTATTTTGACAAATCTCATATTAACTTAATTCTTCCATATATTGATGAAAAAACTTCGGTTGTAATAGGTCCTGGTATAGGTAGAAATCCTTTAACGGAGGAATTTACTGTAGAATTATTAAAAAATATAAATTCTCCTGCTGTTATTGATGCAGATGCAATATCTTTATTAAGAAACCACAAAAATATACTTTCTGAGAAAAAGAATATAATTATTACTCCACACCCTGGTGAATTATCAAAATTTTTAGGACTTGATATAGATTCCGTAAAATACAATTATAAGCTTGTCAAAGAAACTGCTGAAAAATATAATCTTTTGCTAGTTTTAAAAGATGTTACAACCATTATTTCTGATGGAGAAAAAATATTTTTCAATGTAACGGGAAACACCTCACTTTCAAAAGGTGGAAGTGGCGATATACTAAGTGGGCTAATTGGGGGTTTTTTGGCGCAAAGCGGTAATGTTTTGGAAAGCAGCTTAGCAGCAGTTTATATTCTTGGGATTGCTTCTGAGCTTTATGAATACGAAGGTTACAACCTAATAACTGAAATTTTAAATAATATTCCAAAGGCCATAGCGGAGGTGAAAGAATGA